A section of the Oryza sativa Japonica Group chromosome 1, ASM3414082v1 genome encodes:
- the LOC4326625 gene encoding hydroquinone glucosyltransferase yields the protein MAIESAPARNERRGQHVVLLASPGAGHLLPVAELARRIVEYDGFTATIVTHTNFSSAEHSSTFSSLPPSISIAALPEVSVDDLPADARVETRILTVVRRALPHLRDLLRSLLDSPAGVAVFLSDLLSPRALAVAAELGIPRYVFCTSNLMCLTSFLHNPVLDRTTTCEFRDLPGPVLLPGCVPLHGSDLVDPVQDRANPVYRLVIEMGLDYLRADGFLVNTFDAMEHDTAVAFKELSDKGVYPPAYAVGPFVRSPSGKAANDACIRWLDDQPDGSVLYVCLGSGGTLSTEQTAEVAAGLEASGQRFLWVVRYPSDKDKTASYFSVSGDGDGEDSPTNYLPEGFLERTKGTGLAVPMWAPQVEILNHRAVGGFVSHCGWNSTLETVAAGVPMVAWPLYAEQRMNAVMLSSSRAGLALRPSNAREDGVVTRDEVAAVARELITGEKGAAARRKARELREAAAKATRAPGGPSRQAFEAVVGGAWKKAAAAARGGRAGEPDDNGTAVTAQ from the coding sequence ATGGCAATAGAGTCAGCTCCGGCGCGAAATGAGCGGCGCGGTCAGCACGTCGTGCTGCTGGCGAGCCCCGGCGCCGGCCACCTTCTGCCGGTGGCCGAGCTCGCCCGGCGCATCGTCGAGTACGACGGCTTCACGGCCACGATCGTCACCCACACCAACTTCTCCTCGGCGGAGCACTCCTCCaccttctcctccctcccgccgtccatctccatcGCCGCGCTCCCCGAGGTGTCCGTCGACGACCTCCCCGCCGACGCGCGCGTCGAGACCCGCATCCTCACCGTCGTCCGCCGCGCGCTCCCGCACCTCCGCGacctcctccgctccctcctCGACTCCCCCGCGGGCGTCGCCGTCTTCCTCTCCGACCTCCTCAGCCCGCGGGCgctcgccgtggccgccgaGCTCGGCATCCCGCGATACGTCTTCTGCACCTCCAACCTCATGTGCCTCACCTCCTTCCTCCACAACCCGGTGCTCGACCGGACGACCACCTGCGAGTTCCGCGACCTCCCGGGCCCCGTCCTCCTCCCGGGGTGCGTGCCGCTGCACGGCTCCGACCTCGTCGACCCCGTGCAGGACCGGGCCAACCCCGTGTACCGGCTCGTGATCGAGATGGGGCTCGACTACCTCCGCGCCGACGGCTTCctcgtcaacaccttcgacgcCATGGAGCACGACACCGCTGTGGCGTTCAAGGAGCTCTCCGACAAAGGCGTGTACCCTCCGGCCTACGCGGTTGGCCCGTTCGTCCGGTCGCCCTCCGGCAAGGCGGCGAACGACGCCTGCATACGGTGGCTCGACGACCAGCCGGACGGGTCTGTGCTGTACGTGTGTctgggcagcggcggcacgctGTCCACCGAGCAGAcggccgaggtggcggcggggctGGAGGCGAGCGGGCAGAGGTTCCTATGGGTGGTGCGCTACCCCAGCGACAAGGACAAGACGGCCAGCTACTTCAGCgttagcggcgacggcgacggcgaggacagcCCGACGAACTACCTGCCGGAGGGGTTCCTCGAGAGGACCAAAGGCACCGGGCTCGCCGTGCCGATGTGGGCGCCGCAGGTGGAGATCCTGAACCACCGCGCCGTCGGCGGGTTCGTGTcgcactgcgggtggaactcgacgCTGGAGACCGTGGCGGCGGGCGTGCCGATGGTGGCGTGGCCGCTCTACGCCGAGCAGAGGATGAACGCCGTGATGCTGTCGTCGTCGCGCGCGGGGCTGGCGCTGCGGCCGAGCAACGCCCGGGAGGACGGGGTGGTGACGCGggacgaggtggcggcggtggcgagggagcTCATCACGGGGGAGAAGGGCGCcgcggcgcggaggaaggcgcGGGAgctgcgggaggcggcggccaaggccacGCGGGCGCCGGGCGGCCCGTCGCGCCAGGCGTTCGAGGCCGTCGTCGGTGGCGCGTGGaagaaggccgccgccgctgcacgtGGCGGTCGTGCCGGCGAGCCCGACGACAACGGAACAGCAGTGACGGCCCAATGA